A stretch of Physeter macrocephalus isolate SW-GA chromosome 1, ASM283717v5, whole genome shotgun sequence DNA encodes these proteins:
- the POGLUT1 gene encoding protein O-glucosyltransferase 1 isoform X1 — MERWVRSQLRLWLLLLLLPPVPGRQKESGSKWKVFIDQINRALEIYEPCSSQNCSCYHGVIEEDLTPFRGGISRKMMAEVVRRKLGTHYQIIKNRLYRENDCMFPSRCSGVEHFILEVIGRLPDMEMVINVRDYPQVPKWMEPAIPVFSFSKPHFSKVLGPVISHEALSEEQIEAPIHQSTMISCILLGHFGKEDLLFGQYILLVLDGGTSSEQTWSAAQWPWKKKNSTAYFRGSRTSPERDPLILLSRKSPKLVDAEYTKNQAWKSMKDTLGKPAAKDVHLVDHCKYKYLFNFRGVAASFRLKHLFLCGSLVFHVGDEWLEFFYPQLKPWVHYIPVKTDLSNVQELLQFVKANDDVAQEIAERGSQFILNHLQMDDITCYWENLLTEYSKFLSYNVTRRKGYDQIIPKILKTEL; from the exons ATGGAGCGGTGGGTTCGCTCCCAGCTTCGGTTGTGGCTGCTGTTGCTACTCCTGCCCCCGGTGCCGGGCCGCCAGAAGGAGTCAG GTTCAAAATGGAAAGTATTTATTGACCAAATTAACAGGGCTTTGGAGATTTATGAACCATGTTCAAGTCAAAACTGCAGCTGCTACCATGG TGTCATAGAAGAGGATCTGACCCCTTTCCGAGGAGGTATCTCCAGGAAGATGATGGCGGAGGTAGTCAGACGGAAGCTAGGGACCCATTATCAGATCATTAAGAACAGGTTATACCGAGAAAATGACTGCATGTTCCCCTCAAG GTGTAGTGGTGTTGAACACTTTATTTTGGAAGTTATTGGGCGCCTCCCTGACATGGAGATGGTGATCAATGTACGAGATTATCCTCAGGTTCCTAAATGGATGGAGCCTGCCATTCCAGTCTTCTCCTTCAGTAAG CCTCATTTCTCAAAAGTGCTTGGTCCCGTTATTTCTCATGAAGCCCTCTCAGAAGAACAGATAGAGGCTCCCAT ACATCAGAGTACCATGATATCATGTATCCTGCTTGGACATTTTGGGAAGGAGGACCTGCTGTTTGGCCAATATATCCTACTGGTCTTGGACGGTGGGACCTCTTCAGAGCAGACCTG GTCAGCAGCACAGTggccttggaaaaagaaaaattccacagCATATTTCCGAGGATCAAG GACAAGTCCAGAACGAGATCCTCTCATTCTTCTATCTCGGAAAAGTCCAAAACTTGTTGATGCGGAATACACCAAAAACCAGGCCTGGAAATCTATGAAA GATACCTTGGGAAAGCCAGCTGCTAAGGATGTCCATCTTGTGGATCACTGCAAATACAA GTATCTGTTTAATTTTCGGGGTGTAGCTGCAAGTTTCCGGTTAAAACACCTCTTTCTGTGTGGTTCACTTGTTTTCCATGTCGGTGACGAGTGGCTGGAATTCTTCTATCCACAGCTGAAGCCGTGGGTTCACTATATCCCAGTCAAAACAGATCTCTCCAACGTTCA gGAGCTGTTGCAGTTTGTAAAAGCAAATGATGATGTAGCTCAAGAAATTGCTGAAAG GGGAAGCCAGTTTATTCTCAACCACTTGCAGATGGATGACATCACCTGTTACTGGGAGAACCTGTTGACTGAATACTCTAAATTCCTGTCCTATAATGTAACAAGAAGGAAAGGCTATGATCAGATTATTCccaaaattttgaaaactgaactCTAG
- the POGLUT1 gene encoding protein O-glucosyltransferase 1 isoform X2, translated as MERWVRSQLRLWLLLLLLPPVPGRQKESGSKWKVFIDQINRALEIYEPCSSQNCSCYHGVIEEDLTPFRGGISRKMMAEVVRRKLGTHYQIIKNRLYRENDCMFPSRCSGVEHFILEVIGRLPDMEMVINVRDYPQVPKWMEPAIPVFSFSKTSEYHDIMYPAWTFWEGGPAVWPIYPTGLGRWDLFRADLVRSAAQWPWKKKNSTAYFRGSRTSPERDPLILLSRKSPKLVDAEYTKNQAWKSMKDTLGKPAAKDVHLVDHCKYKYLFNFRGVAASFRLKHLFLCGSLVFHVGDEWLEFFYPQLKPWVHYIPVKTDLSNVQELLQFVKANDDVAQEIAERGSQFILNHLQMDDITCYWENLLTEYSKFLSYNVTRRKGYDQIIPKILKTEL; from the exons ATGGAGCGGTGGGTTCGCTCCCAGCTTCGGTTGTGGCTGCTGTTGCTACTCCTGCCCCCGGTGCCGGGCCGCCAGAAGGAGTCAG GTTCAAAATGGAAAGTATTTATTGACCAAATTAACAGGGCTTTGGAGATTTATGAACCATGTTCAAGTCAAAACTGCAGCTGCTACCATGG TGTCATAGAAGAGGATCTGACCCCTTTCCGAGGAGGTATCTCCAGGAAGATGATGGCGGAGGTAGTCAGACGGAAGCTAGGGACCCATTATCAGATCATTAAGAACAGGTTATACCGAGAAAATGACTGCATGTTCCCCTCAAG GTGTAGTGGTGTTGAACACTTTATTTTGGAAGTTATTGGGCGCCTCCCTGACATGGAGATGGTGATCAATGTACGAGATTATCCTCAGGTTCCTAAATGGATGGAGCCTGCCATTCCAGTCTTCTCCTTCAGTAAG ACATCAGAGTACCATGATATCATGTATCCTGCTTGGACATTTTGGGAAGGAGGACCTGCTGTTTGGCCAATATATCCTACTGGTCTTGGACGGTGGGACCTCTTCAGAGCAGACCTGGTAAG GTCAGCAGCACAGTggccttggaaaaagaaaaattccacagCATATTTCCGAGGATCAAG GACAAGTCCAGAACGAGATCCTCTCATTCTTCTATCTCGGAAAAGTCCAAAACTTGTTGATGCGGAATACACCAAAAACCAGGCCTGGAAATCTATGAAA GATACCTTGGGAAAGCCAGCTGCTAAGGATGTCCATCTTGTGGATCACTGCAAATACAA GTATCTGTTTAATTTTCGGGGTGTAGCTGCAAGTTTCCGGTTAAAACACCTCTTTCTGTGTGGTTCACTTGTTTTCCATGTCGGTGACGAGTGGCTGGAATTCTTCTATCCACAGCTGAAGCCGTGGGTTCACTATATCCCAGTCAAAACAGATCTCTCCAACGTTCA gGAGCTGTTGCAGTTTGTAAAAGCAAATGATGATGTAGCTCAAGAAATTGCTGAAAG GGGAAGCCAGTTTATTCTCAACCACTTGCAGATGGATGACATCACCTGTTACTGGGAGAACCTGTTGACTGAATACTCTAAATTCCTGTCCTATAATGTAACAAGAAGGAAAGGCTATGATCAGATTATTCccaaaattttgaaaactgaactCTAG
- the POGLUT1 gene encoding protein O-glucosyltransferase 1 isoform X3, translated as MMAEVVRRKLGTHYQIIKNRLYRENDCMFPSRCSGVEHFILEVIGRLPDMEMVINVRDYPQVPKWMEPAIPVFSFSKPHFSKVLGPVISHEALSEEQIEAPIHQSTMISCILLGHFGKEDLLFGQYILLVLDGGTSSEQTWSAAQWPWKKKNSTAYFRGSRTSPERDPLILLSRKSPKLVDAEYTKNQAWKSMKDTLGKPAAKDVHLVDHCKYKYLFNFRGVAASFRLKHLFLCGSLVFHVGDEWLEFFYPQLKPWVHYIPVKTDLSNVQELLQFVKANDDVAQEIAERGSQFILNHLQMDDITCYWENLLTEYSKFLSYNVTRRKGYDQIIPKILKTEL; from the exons ATGATGGCGGAGGTAGTCAGACGGAAGCTAGGGACCCATTATCAGATCATTAAGAACAGGTTATACCGAGAAAATGACTGCATGTTCCCCTCAAG GTGTAGTGGTGTTGAACACTTTATTTTGGAAGTTATTGGGCGCCTCCCTGACATGGAGATGGTGATCAATGTACGAGATTATCCTCAGGTTCCTAAATGGATGGAGCCTGCCATTCCAGTCTTCTCCTTCAGTAAG CCTCATTTCTCAAAAGTGCTTGGTCCCGTTATTTCTCATGAAGCCCTCTCAGAAGAACAGATAGAGGCTCCCAT ACATCAGAGTACCATGATATCATGTATCCTGCTTGGACATTTTGGGAAGGAGGACCTGCTGTTTGGCCAATATATCCTACTGGTCTTGGACGGTGGGACCTCTTCAGAGCAGACCTG GTCAGCAGCACAGTggccttggaaaaagaaaaattccacagCATATTTCCGAGGATCAAG GACAAGTCCAGAACGAGATCCTCTCATTCTTCTATCTCGGAAAAGTCCAAAACTTGTTGATGCGGAATACACCAAAAACCAGGCCTGGAAATCTATGAAA GATACCTTGGGAAAGCCAGCTGCTAAGGATGTCCATCTTGTGGATCACTGCAAATACAA GTATCTGTTTAATTTTCGGGGTGTAGCTGCAAGTTTCCGGTTAAAACACCTCTTTCTGTGTGGTTCACTTGTTTTCCATGTCGGTGACGAGTGGCTGGAATTCTTCTATCCACAGCTGAAGCCGTGGGTTCACTATATCCCAGTCAAAACAGATCTCTCCAACGTTCA gGAGCTGTTGCAGTTTGTAAAAGCAAATGATGATGTAGCTCAAGAAATTGCTGAAAG GGGAAGCCAGTTTATTCTCAACCACTTGCAGATGGATGACATCACCTGTTACTGGGAGAACCTGTTGACTGAATACTCTAAATTCCTGTCCTATAATGTAACAAGAAGGAAAGGCTATGATCAGATTATTCccaaaattttgaaaactgaactCTAG